The proteins below come from a single uncultured Carboxylicivirga sp. genomic window:
- a CDS encoding 3'-5' exonuclease, translating to MIENRILVVDIETTGFLNQGGKIVEIGMVLLNLDNGEVEPIYESLICESGFNWNHTRGGYGWIFQNSDLTPEEVFDAPSLESQREAIQFLFDNHRATAFNKRFDFDFLRDRGFRITELPCPMVESTPIIKLPSRNGYGGYKWPKVEEAWHYFFGNTGYIEAHRGMDDAAHEAKIVYELYKMGVFMV from the coding sequence ATGATCGAAAACAGAATATTAGTTGTTGATATCGAAACCACAGGATTTTTAAATCAAGGAGGAAAAATTGTTGAGATAGGTATGGTATTACTTAATCTTGATAATGGAGAAGTGGAACCTATTTATGAATCGTTGATATGTGAATCTGGTTTTAACTGGAATCATACCAGAGGTGGTTACGGATGGATTTTTCAAAATTCGGATTTAACTCCCGAAGAAGTTTTTGATGCTCCATCGTTGGAATCACAACGCGAAGCTATTCAGTTTTTGTTTGATAATCATAGAGCAACTGCTTTTAATAAACGTTTTGACTTTGATTTTTTGCGCGATCGCGGATTCAGAATCACAGAGTTACCTTGTCCAATGGTTGAGTCCACTCCAATTATAAAATTGCCATCGCGCAACGGCTATGGTGGTTATAAATGGCCAAAAGTGGAAGAGGCCTGGCATTACTTCTTTGGTAATACTGGTTATATCGAAGCTCACCGTGGTATGGATGATGCCGCCCACGAAGCCAAAATCGTGTATGAGTTATACAAGATGGGTGTTTTTATGGTGTGA